One window of the Terriglobia bacterium genome contains the following:
- a CDS encoding single-stranded DNA-binding protein, translating to MAKSVNKVILVGNLGKDPEVKYTPQGTAVAKITVATSSSYKDKTSGEWQETTEWHNVVLWQRLAEIAGEYLKKGNKVYIEGRLQTRSWDDKTSGQKRYMTEVVANELVLLGGPGGGQGSGGGGFQKRGANNDFDQRAPEPEHAPAGDNTGITDEDIPF from the coding sequence ATGGCCAAAAGCGTCAATAAAGTCATTCTCGTAGGAAATCTGGGCAAAGATCCGGAAGTGAAGTACACGCCACAGGGAACAGCGGTGGCGAAGATCACTGTCGCGACCTCGAGTTCGTATAAGGACAAAACCAGCGGTGAGTGGCAGGAAACCACCGAATGGCACAACGTGGTGCTGTGGCAGCGCCTCGCGGAAATCGCCGGCGAGTACCTGAAGAAGGGCAATAAAGTCTACATCGAAGGCCGACTGCAGACGCGCTCCTGGGACGACAAGACGTCGGGCCAGAAACGATATATGACCGAGGTTGTGGCGAATGAACTGGTGCTGTTGGGCGGGCCGGGCGGCGGTCAGGGCTCGGGCGGCGGTGGCTTCCAGAAGCGGGGCGCCAACAACGACTTCGACCAGCGCGCGCCGGAGCCGGAGCACGCACCGGCGGGAGACAACACCGGGATTACGGACGAAGATATACCGTTCTAA
- a CDS encoding helix-turn-helix transcriptional regulator, whose translation MASVDIRVCLGNGVRALRLERGWKQVEMAELLGVDRSYLSEIENGKKDPSLRVLKTIADGFSLSLSQLLRGL comes from the coding sequence ATGGCTTCAGTTGACATTCGTGTCTGCCTCGGCAACGGTGTTCGCGCCCTGCGGCTCGAGCGCGGCTGGAAGCAGGTTGAAATGGCAGAGTTGCTTGGGGTTGATCGAAGTTACCTTTCGGAGATTGAAAACGGAAAGAAGGATCCCAGTTTAAGGGTCCTCAAGACAATCGCCGACGGCTTCAGCCTCTCGTTGTCGCAACTACTGCGCGGCCTGTAA
- a CDS encoding PilZ domain-containing protein, producing MSKQKFNESPRPVRRYIRRKLDMRVRILTQAEGVDVVHGRCITISEGGFGAILTQELPEQKEVWVEFRSPNLVQQNQIRAEVRQAKGFHYGFQFVSPDQQARSFIRRLVAQGTDSA from the coding sequence ATGTCGAAACAGAAATTCAACGAAAGCCCTCGGCCCGTCCGCCGGTACATTCGGCGCAAACTCGATATGCGTGTACGGATCCTCACGCAGGCGGAAGGAGTCGACGTTGTGCATGGGCGCTGTATCACGATCAGCGAGGGCGGGTTCGGGGCCATTCTGACCCAGGAACTGCCAGAGCAGAAGGAAGTCTGGGTCGAGTTTCGTTCTCCTAATCTGGTGCAACAGAACCAGATACGGGCCGAAGTTCGGCAGGCCAAGGGGTTTCACTACGGCTTCCAATTTGTTTCTCCGGACCAGCAGGCGCGGTCTTTCATTCGTCGCCTTGTGGCGCAGGGAACTGATTCGGCCTAA
- the egtB gene encoding ergothioneine biosynthesis protein EgtB, which yields MSSAAEILKSRGNLLADYERVRRWSCTLVEPLSAEDQMVQSMPDASPTKWHLAHTTWFFETFLLSEYLPSYKPFNPEFRTVFNSYYKQVGKHPARDSRGTFSRPSLEKVWDFRRAVDEGVRELLESDLRPEAAQLVELGLNHEQQHQELIVTDIKHAFWSQPLKPSYRSKKKERATSAENGRRGAPARTWHEFPGGIVEIGHSGDGFAFDNESPRHELLLQPFKIASRLITNSEYLDFMNDGGYRRPELWLSDGWDTVCRLGWEAPLYWEREGDEWQVFTSSGTHSVILDDPVCHVSYYEADAFARWAGARLPLEAEWELVAERVPVEGHFAESLDFEPQMTASESGVSDLFGSVWEWTASPYTAYPRFRPAAGAVGEYNGKFMCNQFVLRGGSCATPQSHIRASYRNFFPPHARWQFMGIRLVADAC from the coding sequence TTGTCTAGTGCCGCAGAGATTCTGAAATCGCGGGGCAATCTACTCGCCGACTACGAACGCGTTCGTCGCTGGAGTTGTACTTTGGTCGAGCCGCTTTCGGCAGAGGACCAGATGGTTCAGTCCATGCCGGATGCGAGTCCGACCAAGTGGCACCTGGCGCATACAACCTGGTTCTTCGAGACGTTTCTGCTAAGCGAATACCTTCCGAGCTATAAACCCTTTAACCCCGAGTTCCGAACCGTTTTCAATTCCTACTACAAGCAGGTGGGGAAGCATCCGGCACGTGATTCGCGGGGCACGTTCTCGCGGCCGTCGCTGGAGAAAGTGTGGGATTTCCGGCGCGCGGTCGATGAGGGAGTGAGGGAACTGCTGGAATCAGATTTGCGACCCGAGGCAGCGCAACTGGTTGAACTCGGGTTGAACCATGAACAGCAGCACCAGGAACTCATTGTCACGGACATCAAGCATGCCTTCTGGTCGCAGCCGCTGAAACCGAGTTACCGCTCGAAGAAGAAGGAAAGAGCCACGTCAGCTGAGAACGGCAGACGTGGGGCACCCGCGCGGACCTGGCATGAGTTCCCGGGTGGCATTGTTGAAATCGGGCATTCGGGCGATGGGTTCGCGTTCGATAACGAGTCACCGCGGCATGAACTTTTATTGCAGCCGTTCAAAATTGCATCGCGGTTGATCACCAATAGCGAGTATCTGGATTTCATGAACGACGGCGGATACCGCCGACCCGAACTCTGGCTGTCCGACGGGTGGGATACAGTCTGCCGCCTTGGATGGGAGGCGCCGCTGTATTGGGAGCGCGAGGGAGACGAGTGGCAGGTCTTTACCAGTTCAGGAACTCATTCGGTCATTCTCGATGATCCCGTTTGCCATGTGAGTTATTACGAGGCGGACGCGTTTGCGCGCTGGGCCGGAGCGCGGCTTCCGCTTGAGGCTGAGTGGGAATTGGTGGCAGAGAGAGTGCCGGTCGAGGGGCACTTCGCCGAATCGCTCGATTTCGAACCGCAGATGACAGCGTCGGAGAGCGGAGTGAGTGATCTGTTCGGATCTGTCTGGGAGTGGACCGCGAGCCCGTATACGGCATATCCCAGGTTCCGTCCTGCTGCAGGTGCTGTGGGCGAGTACAACGGAAAGTTCATGTGCAACCAGTTCGTGCTGCGTGGAGGCTCGTGCGCGACGCCGCAATCGCATATTCGAGCTTCGTATCGGAATTTCTTCCCGCCACATGCGCGCTGGCAATTCATGGGAATAAGGTTGGTCGCCGATGCGTGCTGA
- the egtD gene encoding L-histidine N(alpha)-methyltransferase: protein MRADRAQQILSPMAMDVAAGLLAKPKRLSPKYFYDAAGSVLFEEITRLPEYYLTATEHSILTSYARDILQTSANGHPAPAPPEKLIVLELGAGSAAKTLVLLRELQTMQEQVRFVPIDVSHSALEDAVQRINEALPAVEVCPEVLDYTESLAGLEQVDGRKLVLYIGSSIGNFEPFYAGSLLRNVALSLKKGDAVLLGTDMCKPKDVLLRAYNDSRGVTAAFNKNILRHINRELRANFDVDSFRHRAIWNANESRIEMHLESVREQTVFIAALSLNIHFERGETIHTENSYKFTMTMIRAIAENGGFQLERTWSDPQGWFTVHLLRV, encoded by the coding sequence ATGCGTGCTGATCGAGCGCAGCAAATTCTTTCGCCGATGGCGATGGACGTCGCCGCCGGATTGCTCGCCAAGCCGAAGAGGTTGTCGCCGAAGTATTTTTACGACGCGGCAGGGTCGGTTCTGTTCGAGGAGATCACTCGGCTGCCCGAGTACTACCTGACGGCGACGGAACACTCGATCCTGACGTCGTATGCACGCGACATTTTGCAAACCTCCGCGAATGGCCACCCGGCGCCGGCTCCGCCGGAAAAGCTCATCGTTCTGGAACTCGGTGCCGGGAGTGCAGCAAAGACGCTGGTATTGCTGCGGGAACTTCAAACCATGCAGGAACAAGTTCGGTTTGTGCCGATCGATGTTTCGCACTCGGCGCTGGAAGATGCTGTTCAGCGGATCAACGAGGCTTTACCTGCGGTTGAAGTGTGTCCCGAAGTTCTCGATTACACGGAGTCGCTGGCCGGGTTGGAGCAGGTGGACGGACGGAAACTGGTTCTCTACATCGGTTCAAGCATTGGAAACTTTGAGCCGTTTTATGCGGGGTCGTTGCTGCGGAATGTGGCGCTCTCGCTCAAGAAGGGCGATGCCGTTCTGCTGGGCACTGACATGTGTAAGCCGAAAGACGTTCTGCTGCGTGCCTACAACGATTCGCGTGGGGTCACTGCCGCGTTCAACAAGAACATTCTGCGGCACATCAACCGCGAGCTTCGCGCGAACTTCGACGTGGATTCGTTCCGGCATCGAGCTATCTGGAACGCGAATGAGTCTCGAATCGAGATGCACCTGGAGAGCGTGCGCGAGCAGACGGTGTTCATCGCCGCGCTCAGCCTGAATATACATTTTGAGCGCGGCGAGACCATTCATACCGAAAACAGCTACAAGTTCACGATGACGATGATCCGCGCTATTGCCGAAAACGGCGGGTTTCAGCTGGAGCGGACATGGAGCGATCCGCAGGGATGGTTCACGGTACACCTGCTGCGGGTGTGA
- a CDS encoding DUF1440 domain-containing protein — MTANFGSTHRIHSDEVANMQNGQKLWKGAVSGAVAGLAASWTMNQFESLWSKIEKKESGQSQPGEDEDATMKAANLAAEKTLHRELSKEEKKKAAPYFHYGFGTLMGTLYGILSEEFPSARSGFGTAFATGLFLVADEGAVPALKLSRSAKEVPLSSHLEALASHLVYGVSTESVRRGMRAALGNEHLSTEGIKSTAKQAKNAAIHWEVPTRGEVRRKFSKVKKSAKKVMKQVA, encoded by the coding sequence GTGACGGCGAACTTCGGGTCCACGCACCGCATCCATTCGGACGAGGTGGCCAATATGCAGAACGGACAGAAGCTCTGGAAAGGCGCAGTGTCGGGAGCGGTCGCGGGTTTAGCGGCGTCGTGGACCATGAATCAGTTTGAGTCGTTGTGGAGCAAAATCGAGAAGAAGGAGAGTGGTCAGAGTCAGCCAGGTGAGGATGAAGATGCCACGATGAAAGCCGCGAATCTCGCTGCGGAAAAGACGCTGCATCGCGAACTCTCGAAAGAGGAAAAGAAGAAGGCCGCTCCGTATTTCCATTACGGATTCGGCACCCTGATGGGCACTCTCTACGGCATTCTCTCCGAAGAGTTCCCTTCCGCCAGGTCGGGCTTCGGAACCGCGTTCGCGACTGGCCTGTTTCTGGTCGCCGATGAAGGTGCCGTTCCTGCTCTCAAACTGAGCAGATCAGCCAAAGAGGTTCCTCTGTCCTCTCATCTGGAGGCGCTTGCGTCGCACCTCGTTTATGGCGTGAGTACAGAGTCGGTACGCCGCGGAATGCGTGCGGCGCTCGGAAACGAGCATCTGAGCACCGAAGGGATCAAGTCCACGGCGAAGCAAGCGAAGAACGCGGCTATCCACTGGGAGGTTCCAACCCGGGGAGAGGTCCGAAGAAAGTTCTCAAAGGTAAAGAAATCTGCCAAAAAGGTAATGAAGCAGGTCGCGTAA
- a CDS encoding family 20 glycosylhydrolase, which translates to MRVAQFLLIAFVLSSCFCVAQSSLEYRHNLMPVPAHLAFHSGKMLIDRSFAVSTDSQPGTVLKDGVQRMVHRLEGRTGYTIATDLGSGTTARLLIHCKRPSPAIPQFGEDESYTLEITPTQAVLSANESVGVLRGLETFLQLVDSDSKGYYVPAVSIQDAPRFPWRGLLVDVGRHFEPVEEIKRTLDGMAAVKMNVLHWHLTEDQGFRIESKKFPKLAQMGSDGQFYTQEQVKDVIAYAAERGIRVMPEFDMPAHSTSWFVAYPQYASAPGPYQIEREWGVFDPTFNPADEHVYKFLDAFLREMAKLFPDEYIHIGGDESTGRQWDANPAIQAFKKKHDLKDNAALQAYFNKRIEKILKKHGKKMVGWDEIFHPDLPKDVVVESWRGQESLNTGAKQGYRGILAKPYYLDLIKPASEHYLGDPLPPDSDLTPEQAKLVLGGEACMWSEQVTPETIDSRIWPRLAAVAERLWSPGSVRDVPDMYRRLARMSIELEELGLQHEENTARMLRRMVQDRDIGPMMVFASTLQPGTTGQRHHAQKVNQLFPYVRMADAVVPDPPAGRELQAAVDTFLVDPAHNGEQLAAILNRWKAAVPEVKATVDTHPVLAEVAPRVQEFDWLANAGLEAVNYIQTQTTPPQGWLTTSLAALDEAAKPQGAVRFVVLEPLRQLVQAAGGVPTTPAVGGGPKASPPDL; encoded by the coding sequence ATGCGGGTGGCCCAATTCCTGCTCATCGCATTTGTCCTTTCGTCCTGCTTTTGTGTAGCCCAGTCGTCCCTTGAGTACCGGCACAATCTCATGCCGGTTCCGGCTCATCTTGCGTTTCATTCGGGCAAGATGCTGATTGATAGAAGCTTTGCCGTATCTACGGATAGTCAACCGGGTACTGTCTTGAAAGATGGTGTGCAGCGGATGGTGCATCGGTTGGAAGGCCGCACTGGGTACACGATCGCGACGGATTTGGGAAGTGGCACGACGGCGCGCTTGCTCATTCACTGCAAGCGACCAAGCCCGGCGATCCCCCAGTTCGGCGAGGACGAATCCTACACGCTGGAGATCACGCCGACACAGGCCGTACTGAGCGCGAATGAAAGCGTTGGTGTGCTCCGGGGGCTCGAAACTTTCCTGCAACTCGTCGATAGCGATTCGAAAGGCTACTACGTTCCGGCGGTCAGCATTCAGGACGCACCGCGGTTCCCGTGGAGAGGATTACTGGTCGATGTGGGACGGCACTTTGAGCCTGTTGAGGAGATCAAGCGGACGCTCGATGGCATGGCGGCCGTCAAGATGAACGTGCTGCACTGGCATCTCACCGAGGACCAGGGATTCCGCATTGAGAGCAAGAAATTTCCGAAGCTCGCCCAAATGGGCAGCGACGGACAGTTCTATACGCAGGAGCAGGTGAAGGATGTGATCGCGTACGCGGCCGAGCGCGGGATACGGGTCATGCCTGAATTCGATATGCCTGCCCACTCGACGTCCTGGTTCGTTGCATATCCGCAGTATGCCAGCGCGCCGGGGCCGTACCAGATTGAGCGGGAGTGGGGAGTATTTGATCCGACGTTCAATCCCGCCGATGAGCACGTCTACAAATTTCTGGATGCTTTTCTCCGGGAAATGGCGAAGCTCTTTCCGGACGAATACATCCACATCGGCGGTGACGAAAGCACCGGGAGACAGTGGGACGCAAATCCGGCGATCCAGGCTTTCAAGAAAAAACATGACCTGAAGGACAATGCCGCGCTCCAGGCGTACTTCAATAAGCGCATAGAGAAAATTCTCAAGAAGCATGGAAAGAAGATGGTCGGGTGGGATGAGATTTTCCATCCCGATCTGCCGAAGGATGTAGTGGTGGAGTCTTGGCGCGGGCAGGAGTCGCTGAATACGGGCGCGAAGCAAGGGTACAGGGGAATCCTCGCCAAGCCGTATTACCTCGACCTGATCAAGCCTGCGTCAGAGCATTACCTGGGCGATCCGCTGCCGCCGGATTCAGACCTTACGCCGGAGCAGGCGAAGCTTGTACTGGGTGGGGAAGCGTGCATGTGGTCCGAGCAGGTAACACCAGAGACAATCGACTCGCGCATCTGGCCGCGACTGGCCGCGGTTGCGGAGCGGCTGTGGTCCCCGGGCAGTGTGCGGGATGTTCCTGACATGTATCGCCGGCTGGCGCGCATGAGTATTGAACTCGAGGAGTTGGGACTGCAGCATGAGGAAAATACGGCACGGATGTTGCGGCGCATGGTGCAGGATCGCGATATCGGACCGATGATGGTTTTTGCCTCAACTCTGCAACCCGGCACCACCGGCCAGCGCCATCACGCTCAGAAGGTGAACCAACTGTTTCCCTACGTTCGTATGGCGGATGCGGTGGTTCCGGACCCGCCCGCCGGCCGTGAACTGCAGGCAGCGGTGGATACGTTCCTTGTCGATCCCGCGCACAATGGAGAGCAGTTAGCAGCGATTCTGAATCGCTGGAAGGCCGCGGTGCCGGAAGTGAAGGCGACTGTGGATACCCATCCGGTATTGGCGGAGGTTGCGCCGCGAGTCCAGGAATTCGATTGGCTCGCGAATGCGGGACTAGAGGCGGTGAACTACATTCAGACCCAAACGACGCCACCACAGGGTTGGTTGACCACGAGCCTTGCGGCTCTGGATGAAGCCGCTAAACCCCAGGGAGCTGTACGCTTCGTGGTGCTGGAGCCTCTTCGGCAACTGGTGCAGGCTGCCGGTGGAGTACCGACCACACCAGCAGTTGGCGGAGGGCCCAAGGCTAGTCCTCCGGATCTGTAA
- a CDS encoding alpha/beta hydrolase-fold protein codes for MSRRLRRLSVILSLLFSVNLLAQTSGPLRFEVSLDPALSSSATSGRLIVFMTNDPMPRQVIGQHFGEPETVKTWVTAREVPHLAPGETVELDPNEIAYPEAFAKVPAGNYQVMALLDVDHNAAYNLFTDADLRSAVVQLKALNPAQAGPVDLKLSLHVPQMAAIDLPKGDEMIDFVSPSLTKFWGRPIHMRGIVVLPPKYATSKGRYPTVYLTHGFGANINYLAKEFGESLPKEMADGELPPMIYVLLDESCPGGTHEFADSVNNGPWGHALTTELIPYLEHKYRMDARPSGRFLTGHSSGGWATMWMQVAYPKVFGGTWSTSPDPVDFRDFTNIDLTKDSNVYTRPDGTSTPLVRMDGKEVESFEQYSKEEAVLGAYGGQISSFDWVFSPRGKDGRPEPMFDRSTGEIHHNVADYWLKHYDIARILADNSKQLAPELKNKIHIIVGTADTFYLDGAIHLLQKRIAGLGYSAKFTYLPGRTHFDLYKGGLETRIAEQMYDVARPGNHWKPSKAPSAATELAK; via the coding sequence ATGTCCAGACGCCTGCGCCGCCTCAGCGTAATTCTCTCTCTTCTATTTTCCGTCAATCTGCTGGCCCAAACCTCTGGGCCGCTGCGCTTCGAGGTCTCGCTCGATCCGGCGCTAAGTTCGTCGGCAACTTCTGGCCGCTTGATCGTATTCATGACAAATGACCCGATGCCGAGACAGGTTATCGGCCAACATTTCGGCGAGCCGGAAACCGTGAAAACGTGGGTCACCGCCCGCGAAGTCCCGCACCTCGCCCCGGGCGAAACCGTCGAACTCGATCCCAACGAGATCGCCTATCCCGAAGCTTTCGCCAAGGTGCCCGCAGGCAACTACCAGGTGATGGCGCTGCTCGACGTCGATCACAATGCGGCTTACAACCTCTTCACCGATGCCGATCTTCGCAGCGCCGTAGTACAACTCAAGGCGCTGAATCCTGCCCAAGCAGGCCCGGTCGATCTGAAGCTCAGCCTGCACGTTCCACAGATGGCCGCCATTGATCTCCCGAAGGGTGACGAGATGATCGATTTCGTCAGCCCCTCGCTTACTAAGTTCTGGGGGCGGCCGATTCACATGCGCGGCATCGTGGTACTCCCACCCAAGTACGCAACCTCTAAGGGGCGCTATCCCACCGTTTACCTGACTCATGGGTTCGGCGCAAACATCAACTACCTGGCAAAGGAATTCGGCGAAAGCCTCCCGAAAGAAATGGCGGATGGCGAATTGCCGCCAATGATCTATGTGCTTCTCGATGAATCCTGCCCCGGTGGCACGCACGAGTTCGCAGACTCCGTGAACAATGGCCCATGGGGCCACGCGCTCACCACCGAACTGATCCCATACCTCGAGCACAAATATCGGATGGACGCCCGCCCAAGCGGACGCTTCCTCACTGGCCACTCTTCCGGCGGCTGGGCGACGATGTGGATGCAGGTCGCATACCCGAAAGTCTTTGGCGGAACCTGGTCGACTTCACCCGACCCCGTCGATTTTCGCGATTTCACCAACATCGATCTGACGAAAGACTCTAACGTCTATACCCGTCCCGATGGCACGTCCACGCCGCTCGTCCGCATGGATGGCAAAGAGGTCGAAAGCTTCGAGCAATACTCGAAGGAAGAAGCGGTTCTTGGTGCTTATGGCGGACAGATCTCGTCGTTTGACTGGGTCTTCAGCCCGCGCGGAAAGGACGGGCGGCCTGAGCCCATGTTCGACCGTTCGACCGGCGAGATACATCACAACGTCGCCGACTACTGGCTAAAGCATTACGATATCGCCCGCATCCTTGCCGATAACTCGAAGCAACTGGCGCCGGAACTGAAAAACAAAATCCACATCATCGTCGGCACCGCTGACACGTTTTACCTTGACGGTGCCATTCACCTTCTGCAGAAGCGGATCGCCGGTCTCGGCTACAGCGCCAAGTTCACGTATCTTCCGGGACGCACGCACTTTGATTTGTACAAGGGAGGCTTGGAAACGCGGATTGCGGAGCAGATGTACGACGTCGCCCGGCCGGGCAATCACTGGAAACCGTCGAAGGCTCCATCTGCCGCCACAGAATTGGCTAAGTAA
- a CDS encoding dienelactone hydrolase family protein has translation MRKLILCLFVLVLSGASFAATEKNVSYKSGNETVNAVLYTPNGNGPFPALVVIHEWWGLNDWVKEQARKLADQGYETLAIDLYRGKVATTPEEAHELMRGVPEDRAQSDLLAAYDYLASQPNVKKNRIGAIGWCMGGGYALDLAVLQPKLAVDVINYGHLATEDSTLKKINAKVLGIFGGQDRGITPDSVHTFEQQMRKLGKVIEIKIYPDAGHAFENPNNKGGYKPEDAKDAWNRTLKFLNENLKS, from the coding sequence ATGAGGAAACTGATCCTTTGCCTATTCGTTCTTGTGCTCAGTGGGGCCAGTTTTGCTGCCACGGAGAAGAACGTTTCGTATAAGAGTGGCAATGAAACCGTCAATGCGGTTCTATACACGCCCAACGGGAATGGTCCGTTTCCGGCGCTGGTTGTAATCCATGAGTGGTGGGGATTGAACGACTGGGTCAAGGAGCAAGCGAGGAAACTGGCGGACCAGGGATATGAGACGCTTGCGATCGATCTCTATCGTGGCAAAGTAGCGACGACGCCCGAGGAAGCGCACGAGTTGATGCGCGGCGTGCCGGAGGACCGAGCCCAAAGTGACCTGCTGGCAGCCTATGACTACCTAGCCTCGCAACCGAACGTAAAAAAGAACAGGATTGGTGCGATTGGTTGGTGCATGGGCGGCGGGTATGCGCTCGATCTCGCTGTACTGCAGCCGAAACTCGCTGTGGACGTAATCAACTACGGGCACCTCGCAACCGAAGATTCGACCCTCAAGAAGATCAACGCAAAGGTGCTTGGGATATTCGGCGGGCAGGATCGCGGAATCACGCCGGACTCGGTCCACACGTTCGAGCAACAGATGAGGAAGCTCGGGAAAGTCATTGAAATAAAAATCTATCCCGATGCGGGACACGCGTTTGAGAATCCAAACAATAAAGGCGGGTACAAGCCGGAAGACGCTAAGGACGCGTGGAACCGTACGCTGAAATTCTTAAACGAAAACTTGAAGTCATGA
- the hutU gene encoding urocanate hydratase, translating into MPVETETPTRTYSPIKAPRGNELSCKGWQQEAAMRMLMNNLDEDVGERPRDLVVYGGTGRAARNWDCYDAIVRSLKSLESDETLLVQSGKPVGIFKTHDYAPRVLICNANLVGHWSNWEKFNELERAGLMMYGQMTAGSWIYIGSQGIIQGTFETFAAAGNKHFGGDLSGKLIVSGGMGGMGGAQPLAATMTGAAFLGIDVDPERIKKRLKTGYCDFMVNSLDEALRILKNAVRKKENISVGLVGNCADIIPELADRGVVPDILTDQTSAHDPLNGYVPNGMTLAEALELRKRDPKAYQEKSMDAIARHVEGMLKLQKMGSVTFDYGNNIRTFAFQRGVKNAYDFPGFVPAYIRPLFCEGRGPFRWAALSGDPADIAVTDDLVLQMFPGNKILSRWIDLARKRIKFQGLPSRICWLGYGERAQFGLAINDLVKKGKIKAPIVMGRDHLDCGSVASPYRETESMKDGSDAVADWPLLNALLNTASGASWVSIHNGGGVGIGYAQHAGQVTVADGTDGMAKRIERVLTNDPGIGVARHADAGYEEAKRFAKEKGIDIPML; encoded by the coding sequence ATGCCGGTGGAAACCGAGACTCCTACGCGCACTTACTCTCCTATTAAAGCTCCCCGAGGAAACGAACTGAGCTGCAAGGGTTGGCAACAGGAAGCCGCCATGCGCATGCTCATGAACAATCTTGACGAAGACGTCGGTGAGCGTCCGCGCGACCTGGTGGTTTATGGCGGGACTGGCCGTGCGGCGCGCAACTGGGACTGCTACGACGCGATTGTTCGCTCGCTGAAGTCGCTGGAGAGCGACGAGACGCTGCTGGTGCAGTCGGGCAAGCCGGTCGGGATCTTCAAAACGCACGATTACGCCCCGCGGGTACTGATCTGTAACGCGAACCTGGTCGGGCATTGGTCGAACTGGGAGAAATTCAACGAGTTGGAGCGCGCCGGCTTGATGATGTACGGCCAGATGACGGCGGGCTCGTGGATTTATATCGGGTCGCAGGGGATTATCCAGGGGACGTTCGAGACTTTCGCGGCGGCGGGCAACAAGCATTTTGGCGGCGATCTCTCGGGCAAACTGATCGTCTCCGGCGGTATGGGAGGCATGGGTGGCGCCCAGCCACTGGCGGCGACGATGACGGGAGCGGCCTTCCTTGGAATCGACGTTGACCCGGAAAGAATCAAGAAGCGCCTGAAGACCGGCTACTGCGATTTCATGGTGAACTCCCTCGACGAGGCGCTGCGAATTCTGAAGAACGCGGTTCGCAAGAAAGAGAACATCTCGGTCGGGCTCGTTGGCAATTGTGCCGACATCATTCCGGAACTTGCTGACCGCGGCGTGGTGCCGGACATCCTGACGGACCAGACATCGGCGCACGACCCGCTGAACGGATATGTGCCGAATGGGATGACGCTGGCTGAGGCTTTGGAATTGCGGAAACGCGATCCGAAGGCATACCAAGAGAAGTCGATGGACGCGATTGCGCGGCACGTCGAGGGAATGCTGAAGCTGCAGAAGATGGGCTCGGTGACCTTCGATTACGGTAACAACATCCGGACATTCGCGTTTCAGCGTGGCGTCAAGAACGCCTACGATTTCCCGGGATTTGTTCCGGCGTACATTCGGCCGCTGTTCTGCGAAGGACGTGGGCCGTTCCGCTGGGCAGCCCTGTCCGGCGATCCGGCCGATATTGCGGTGACGGACGATCTCGTGCTGCAGATGTTTCCGGGGAACAAAATACTTTCGCGGTGGATCGATCTCGCGCGGAAGCGGATCAAGTTCCAGGGTCTGCCATCGCGCATTTGCTGGCTCGGGTACGGCGAGAGGGCGCAGTTCGGATTGGCGATCAACGACCTCGTCAAGAAGGGGAAGATTAAGGCGCCGATTGTCATGGGGCGCGATCATCTCGACTGCGGCTCTGTGGCGTCGCCATACCGCGAGACCGAATCCATGAAAGATGGTTCGGACGCGGTTGCGGATTGGCCGCTGCTCAACGCGCTGCTGAATACGGCGAGCGGTGCCTCGTGGGTGTCGATTCACAACGGCGGCGGAGTTGGAATTGGCTACGCGCAGCATGCGGGGCAGGTCACGGTCGCGGACGGGACCGACGGAATGGCGAAACGGATCGAACGCGTGCTGACGAACGATCCGGGAATCGGCGTGGCACGGCATGCGGACGCCGGGTACGAGGAAGCGAAGCGGTTCGCGAAGGAGAAAGGGATAGACATTCCGATGTTGTGA